The genomic stretch CTCTACCACTGAGCTAAGCCGGCATCGTCGTGATTGTATCGCTCGAGCTGTGCCCAGAGGAGCAGCTGGCAGCGATTGCGCCGTCCCGTCTTGGCCAGCAGGCTAGAGATGTGGCTCTCGACCGTGCGCGGGCTCAGCACCAGTTCGGCGGCGATCGCCTTGTTGCTGAGGCCACGGCAGAGTCCATCCAGGACACGGCATTCGGCCGGGCTGGGGGTGTTCATCGGGTCGCCATGGGTCATGGGTGCCTGTCCTGGTCCTCGAACGGAGTCCATTCAGGGTTCCCAGGTCTGGAGAGTCCCGCACTCCGGACCGGACTTAGGAGATCAGGCGGTGGACGCTGCTTTGTCGCCGCCGGCCGGCAGGGGAACCGGACGTGCGCGCCGGATCGGCAGATTGGCCACCAGAGCGGTGACACGGTCCTCGGTTTCCAGGCTCACGTCCCCTTCCTCGAGATCGATCTCGACGTAGCGCGAGACCACCTCGAGAATTTCCCGCCGCATCTGCTCGAGCAATTCGGGATTGAGATCGCTGCGGTCGTGGGCCAGCACCAGCTGGAGCCTTTCGCGGGCCATGCCCGCACTGGCGGGCTGACGACCGAGCAGCTTGTCGATGAAATCGCGCAAGGTCATCGCGGCTCAGAAGATTTTGGTGTGCATCAGGCGGCCCAGCTTGGCGCGCAGGCCCTGGCCTTCCTTGCTGGGGTCAGACAGAGGGACCTCTTCACCGCGCAGGCGGCGGGCCACGTTGGTGTAGGCCTGGCCTGCCGGTGAACGGCTGCCGTTGAGGGTGAGGGGTTCACCCCGGTTGGTGGAGACGATCACCTGGTCGTCCTCCAGGACCAGGCCCAGCAGGGGCAGGGCCAGGATGTCGGTGACATCGCTCACCGAGAGCATCTCCTGGTTGGCCATCATCCTGGGGCGCACCCGGTTGAGCACCAGCTGGATCGGCTGGATCTCGCGGGTCTGCAGCAGACCGATCACCCGATCGGCGTCACGCACCGCCGACACCTCCGGGGTGGTCACCACCAGGGCTTCACGGCAGGCGGCGGCGGCGTTCTTGAAACCGTCTTCGATCCCTGCCGGGCAATCGATCAGCACGTAGTCGAACTGCTCGGCCAGCAGACCGGTGATCTTTTTCATGTCTTCGGGTGTGAGCCACTCGAGCATGCGTGGGTTGCCGGCCGGCAGCAGCGAGAGGTTGGGCTCCTGTTTGTGCTTCACCAGGGCCTGCTCGAGGCGGCAGCTTCCGGAGAGCACCTCCTGGGCGGTGTAGACGATCCGGTTCTCGAGCCCCAGCAACAGATCCAGGTTGCGCAGGCCGAAATCGGCATCGAGGACAGCGGTGCGTGCTCCCTGCTTGGCCAGGGCGATGCCCAGATTGGCCGTCAGGGTGGTCTTGCCGACACCACCTTTGCCTGAACAGATCAGAATCGTGCGGTTCTGTGCGCTTGTCACGGGTTTGCCAGACATGCCTCAGATTATGGCCCCCATCCCCAGTTGGCCCATGGTCGAGCAGCCCGGCTTCCAGCAACGGCTGTTGGTGATGCCTGAGGACGGCGTCGAGGCGGTGGTCGATCTGATCGATCAGGCCCGTGAGGAGCTCTGTCTCAAGCTGTTCAAGCTGGAGTCGGAGGATCTGCAGCAGGCGCTGCTGCGGGCCCATGCCCGAGGCGTGGCGGTGCGGGTGATGCTCAACCCCCACACCTCCGGAGGTGACCGCTGGAACGATCAGACCTTCGCCAGGCTGCAGTCTTCAGGCCTGGACGTCTCATGGACGAGCGACTGCTTCCCGGTCACCCACGAGAAATCGATGGTGGTGGACAACTGTCTGGCCCTGATCGCCACCTTCAACTTTTCCGACAAATACTTCAGGGAGACCCGTGATTACGCGGTCCTCAGCGCCTCAGTTCCGGTGGTGGAACAGGTGCGCGCCGGCTTCGAGGCCGATTGGCACCGCTCGTTCTTCGAGCCGGATCTGGGCGTGGGCCTGGTCTGGAGCAGCTTTCACAGTCGCGGCCAGATGGCGCGCCTGCTGGACTCCGCTGAGCGCACGCTCTGGATCCAGCATCCCAAGTTCGTGGACGCGGTGATTCTTGATCGGATCATTTCCGCCCGTGAGCGGGGCGTGAAGGTGCGTGTGCTCTGTGGCGGCAAGCACGGCATCAGCGACTGGGACATCTACGACACCTTCTCCTCCCTGCGCTTGATGGAGCGTTTCGGGGCGAAGGTGCGTCGGCAGAAGCATCTCAAGCTTCACGCCAAGCTGATCCTGGTGGATGGGGTCTCCGCGCTCATTGGTTCGATGAACATCGACCGCAGTGCTTTCGACCTCCGGCGGGAGCTGGGCATCGAGACCGATGCCCCCCAGGTGGTGGAGCGCCTGAAGACCGCCTTTCAGCACGACTGGGATCTGGCCAGGAAATATCGCGCTCCGGATCCCCTCGATCCCAGTCAGCACGAGACCGGCGAACTGCCTCCCGACCCCCATTTCGTCCACGAATGACCCCCCTCGCCCCACCGCCCAACCACCGGGAGCTGCTGATCGGCATGGCCCAGGTGGCCCTCTCATCCTTCGGTGGTGGCCTCTCGGCCTGGAGCCAGCGCATCGTCGTGGAGCAGCGACGCTGGCTGAGTGATGAGGAGTTCCTCACCGGCCTGACGGTGGCCCGTCTCTTTCCCGGACCCAATCAGATCAACATGGCCGTGTACATCGGTGCCCATTTCAAGGGGTTGAGTGGGGCGATGGCCGCTCTCTGCGGCATCCTGCTGATCCCCTTCAGCCTGTTGATGCTGCTGGGGCTGATCTATTTCCAGGTGCACCAGATCCCGGCGGTGGATCGGGTGCTGGCCGGGGTGGTCGCGGCGGCCGCGGGGATGGCCCTTTCGATGGGATTCAAGATTCTGGGCAGCTACTGGCGCGATCCGGTCGCCCTGGGCCTGGCGGCCGCCACCTTCGTGGCTCTGGCCGTGGCTCAAGTGCGCCTGATTCCCCTGGTGCTGGTGGCGGGTCCAGTGGCCATGGCCTGGTACTGGCCGCGGCCAGGCACCACGGCCGGTGAGGCACCGCCGTGATGGCGGCCTGCATGCCGCTGTCTCTGGGGGACTGGAGTCAGTTGCTCGAGGTGATCGGCACCTTCCTCTCCCTGTCACTGTTTTCGCTGGGGGGAGGCAACACCCTGCTGGCGGAGTACCACCATCTCAGCGTTGATCAGTACTGCTGGCTCACCTCCGCGCAGTTCGCGGATCTCTATGCGCTGGCGGAAGCGGCTCCGGGCCCCAGTTCGATGATCGTCGGTCTGCTCGGGATGGGCGCCGCCTGGCGCGAGGGGCCCTTCTGGGGCCTGTTCAGTGCCTACGCCGCTGAGCTGGCGGTGCTGCTGCCCTCGACCCTGCTGATGGTGGTGGCCTGTCTGAGCTGGAACCGGCTGCGGGATTCCCCCTGGCGCCTCGCTTTCGAGCGGGGGATGGGGCCGATCACCCTGGGGATCCTGTTCGCGGTGGGGGTGAAGATCCTCCAGACCTCCAACCATGGTCTGCCGGCCTATGCGGTGTCGATCGCGGTGTGCGTGCTGATGCTGCGCACCCGCCTGTCGCCGCTGTGGTTCATGGCTGTGGCCGGGTTGCTGGGGGGGGTCGGGGTGATCAACCGCTGAAGGGGGGCCAGCTCGGCTCGGCGGGGTCGATGCGGATCACCCCCTCCACCAGGCGGGCCTGTTCGCAGAAGCCCAGAGGAGGTGAATCCTCCGGTCCCCTGGCGATCACCTCGGCGATGCGCAGCTGCAGAGGCCGCAGATGCAGGGCCACGATCCTGGCGTTGGGGTCACCGTGGCAGCCGGCATGGGCCACACCCCTCAGCCGGCCCCATACGAAGACGTGCCCGCCGGCGCTGACCCTGGCGCCGGGGTTGACATCCCCGAGCACCAGGGCCGTGCCCTCCACCTGGAAATGGTCGCCGGAGCGCAGGGTGCCCCGCTGTATCACCAGATCCTGGCTGCTGCGGGAGTCCAGGCCGGGCCCCGGCTCGCTGCTCTGCTGCAGGCGCGTGCTGAGCCCGATGGCAGCCGCGGCCGCCAGGGTGAGGGCCTGGCGGCCTTCCACACCCAGCAGCTCGAGCCGGCGGGCGGCCAGCTGATGCTCAAGGCGGCGCAGGTCGGCCACCGTGAGCTGCCAGTCGCCGCTCTGGAGCAACACCCCTCCGCTGCAGATCACGTCATTGAGGCCCTGCTGGAGCTGCACCTGCAGGGTGGCCGCCTCAGGACCAGGAGCCGGCAGGAGCAACTGGTGGGGGAGGCCGCTGCGGGCGGCGGGCACGAACTCGGCAGCCATCGCCGCACGCGGATGAGCTCAACTTAGGCAGCGCCGCGGCGGTGGCGGCCTAAGTC from Synechococcus sp. CBW1107 encodes the following:
- a CDS encoding phosphatidylserine/phosphatidylglycerophosphate/cardiolipin synthase family protein, producing the protein MVEQPGFQQRLLVMPEDGVEAVVDLIDQAREELCLKLFKLESEDLQQALLRAHARGVAVRVMLNPHTSGGDRWNDQTFARLQSSGLDVSWTSDCFPVTHEKSMVVDNCLALIATFNFSDKYFRETRDYAVLSASVPVVEQVRAGFEADWHRSFFEPDLGVGLVWSSFHSRGQMARLLDSAERTLWIQHPKFVDAVILDRIISARERGVKVRVLCGGKHGISDWDIYDTFSSLRLMERFGAKVRRQKHLKLHAKLILVDGVSALIGSMNIDRSAFDLRRELGIETDAPQVVERLKTAFQHDWDLARKYRAPDPLDPSQHETGELPPDPHFVHE
- a CDS encoding chromate transporter, whose amino-acid sequence is MPLSLGDWSQLLEVIGTFLSLSLFSLGGGNTLLAEYHHLSVDQYCWLTSAQFADLYALAEAAPGPSSMIVGLLGMGAAWREGPFWGLFSAYAAELAVLLPSTLLMVVACLSWNRLRDSPWRLAFERGMGPITLGILFAVGVKILQTSNHGLPAYAVSIAVCVLMLRTRLSPLWFMAVAGLLGGVGVINR
- the minC gene encoding septum site-determining protein MinC, with amino-acid sequence MAAEFVPAARSGLPHQLLLPAPGPEAATLQVQLQQGLNDVICSGGVLLQSGDWQLTVADLRRLEHQLAARRLELLGVEGRQALTLAAAAAIGLSTRLQQSSEPGPGLDSRSSQDLVIQRGTLRSGDHFQVEGTALVLGDVNPGARVSAGGHVFVWGRLRGVAHAGCHGDPNARIVALHLRPLQLRIAEVIARGPEDSPPLGFCEQARLVEGVIRIDPAEPSWPPFSG
- the minD gene encoding septum site-determining protein MinD, which translates into the protein MSGKPVTSAQNRTILICSGKGGVGKTTLTANLGIALAKQGARTAVLDADFGLRNLDLLLGLENRIVYTAQEVLSGSCRLEQALVKHKQEPNLSLLPAGNPRMLEWLTPEDMKKITGLLAEQFDYVLIDCPAGIEDGFKNAAAACREALVVTTPEVSAVRDADRVIGLLQTREIQPIQLVLNRVRPRMMANQEMLSVSDVTDILALPLLGLVLEDDQVIVSTNRGEPLTLNGSRSPAGQAYTNVARRLRGEEVPLSDPSKEGQGLRAKLGRLMHTKIF
- a CDS encoding chromate transporter, with product MTPLAPPPNHRELLIGMAQVALSSFGGGLSAWSQRIVVEQRRWLSDEEFLTGLTVARLFPGPNQINMAVYIGAHFKGLSGAMAALCGILLIPFSLLMLLGLIYFQVHQIPAVDRVLAGVVAAAAGMALSMGFKILGSYWRDPVALGLAAATFVALAVAQVRLIPLVLVAGPVAMAWYWPRPGTTAGEAPP
- a CDS encoding response regulator transcription factor — encoded protein: MTHGDPMNTPSPAECRVLDGLCRGLSNKAIAAELVLSPRTVESHISSLLAKTGRRNRCQLLLWAQLERYNHDDAGLAQW
- the minE gene encoding cell division topological specificity factor MinE; its protein translation is MTLRDFIDKLLGRQPASAGMARERLQLVLAHDRSDLNPELLEQMRREILEVVSRYVEIDLEEGDVSLETEDRVTALVANLPIRRARPVPLPAGGDKAASTA